Proteins from one Amycolatopsis benzoatilytica AK 16/65 genomic window:
- a CDS encoding Gfo/Idh/MocA family protein codes for MGQDQLRVGLVGTGPWATTVHAPGLADHPGTVLSAVWSRRPEAAAELAQAYDAVPTNDLDELFSQVDALAFAVPPAVQAELATRAAEAGKHLILEKPIAADLASAQRLAEAVTSAGVASLVMLTLRFAQQTRDWLAGVTSTDGWRGGDVRWLSGALLAGKYATSLWRQDPTAGALADIGPHAFDLLDAALGPIIDVLAAHCGPDDLWQLLLEHEGGITSTATLSLRMPVQPTVVEYSVYGDHGLRTLGRGGAATDSYTALLDDFAAMVASGTTTHPCDVRRGLHLARIVDRARAVAFR; via the coding sequence GTGGGACAGGACCAGCTGCGCGTCGGCCTCGTCGGAACCGGACCGTGGGCGACTACGGTGCACGCCCCCGGGCTGGCGGATCATCCAGGCACGGTGCTGAGCGCCGTGTGGAGCCGGCGTCCGGAGGCCGCTGCCGAGCTGGCTCAGGCGTACGACGCCGTGCCGACCAATGACCTGGACGAACTGTTTTCCCAAGTCGACGCCCTCGCGTTCGCGGTGCCGCCAGCCGTGCAGGCGGAGCTGGCGACCCGGGCGGCGGAAGCCGGCAAGCACCTGATCCTGGAAAAGCCGATCGCCGCCGACCTGGCCAGCGCGCAACGCCTGGCCGAAGCGGTGACCTCGGCCGGCGTCGCGTCGCTGGTGATGCTGACCTTGCGCTTCGCCCAGCAGACCCGCGACTGGCTGGCCGGCGTCACGTCCACCGACGGCTGGCGAGGCGGTGACGTGCGCTGGCTGTCCGGCGCGCTGCTCGCCGGGAAATACGCGACGTCGCTTTGGCGGCAAGACCCGACGGCCGGTGCGTTGGCGGACATCGGACCGCACGCGTTCGACCTGCTCGACGCGGCGCTCGGCCCGATCATCGACGTCCTCGCCGCGCACTGCGGTCCCGACGACCTGTGGCAGCTGTTGCTGGAACACGAAGGCGGAATCACGAGCACCGCGACGCTGTCGCTGCGGATGCCGGTCCAGCCGACAGTGGTCGAGTACTCGGTCTACGGCGACCACGGCCTCCGCACCCTGGGCCGCGGAGGCGCGGCGACGGACTCGTACACGGCACTGCTGGACGATTTCGCCGCGATGGTGGCCAGCGGGACGACGACACACCCCTGCGACGTCCGACGCGGACTGCACTTGGCGCGGATCGTGGACCGGGCACGGGCGGTCGCGTTCCGGTAA
- a CDS encoding CbiQ family ECF transporter T component, whose protein sequence is MLRTTDPRALHPGAWWGWALALAVAASRTTNPLLLALVIAVAGFVVVLRRGDAPWALAFRMYAWVAGVILVSRVLFRILIGGDEGGHVLFTLPTIPLPKVAAGIQLLGPISAEALLGGFYDGLRLAAIVLCVGAANALANPKRLLKAVPGALYEVGTAVTVALSVAPQLVESVQRVRRARRLRAGRTRGLRFVKGIFVPVLADAMDRSLQLAAAMDSRGYGRRGYLSPRIRLLIATCVLAGLVGVAVGVYGVLDGSSSWLGLPMLIVGLGLAAAGFVVGGRQIQRTTYRPDPWRLPETLVVLCGVATAVLMLVADPVSLATSASPPTWPELPLLPTVAVLLGVLPAWFAPRPALASEVAQ, encoded by the coding sequence GTGCTGCGAACGACTGATCCGCGGGCGCTGCACCCCGGCGCATGGTGGGGGTGGGCGCTCGCGCTCGCTGTCGCCGCGAGCCGCACCACGAATCCGCTGCTGTTGGCGCTGGTCATCGCGGTTGCCGGGTTCGTCGTGGTGCTTCGTCGCGGCGACGCGCCGTGGGCTCTGGCGTTCCGGATGTACGCCTGGGTCGCCGGCGTGATCCTGGTGTCCCGTGTGCTGTTCCGGATCCTGATCGGGGGAGACGAAGGCGGGCACGTCCTGTTCACGCTGCCGACTATCCCGCTGCCGAAGGTCGCTGCCGGCATCCAGCTTCTCGGCCCCATCTCGGCCGAGGCGTTGCTGGGCGGCTTTTACGACGGCCTCCGGCTGGCCGCGATCGTGCTGTGCGTCGGTGCCGCGAACGCGCTGGCGAACCCGAAACGCCTGCTCAAAGCCGTTCCCGGAGCGCTGTACGAGGTGGGCACGGCGGTCACGGTCGCGCTTTCGGTCGCGCCGCAGTTGGTCGAGAGCGTCCAGCGAGTGCGTCGTGCGCGCCGGCTTCGGGCCGGTCGGACGCGTGGTTTGCGTTTCGTGAAGGGGATCTTCGTGCCGGTGCTGGCCGACGCTATGGACCGGTCACTGCAGCTCGCCGCGGCGATGGATTCCCGCGGTTACGGACGGCGCGGCTACCTTTCGCCGCGCATCCGGCTGCTCATCGCGACCTGCGTGCTGGCTGGGCTGGTCGGCGTCGCGGTGGGCGTGTACGGCGTGCTGGACGGGTCGTCGTCGTGGCTCGGCCTCCCGATGCTGATCGTCGGCCTCGGCCTGGCCGCCGCCGGATTCGTGGTGGGAGGACGGCAAATCCAGCGCACGACTTACCGGCCCGATCCGTGGCGGCTGCCGGAAACGCTGGTCGTGTTGTGCGGCGTCGCCACCGCGGTGCTGATGCTGGTGGCGGACCCGGTTTCGCTCGCTACCTCGGCCAGTCCGCCGACCTGGCCGGAGCTGCCGCTGCTGCCGACGGTCGCGGTGCTGCTCGGCGTGTTGCCCGCTTGGTTCGCGCCGCGTCCGGCGCTGGCGTCGGAGGTCGCCCAATGA